Proteins from a genomic interval of Candidatus Paceibacterota bacterium:
- a CDS encoding MBL fold metallo-hydrolase, with the protein MILTYQGGGCYKAQHGQVVIAVNPPSKDSKRFKISKFGADVVLSSLKHPDWNGVEQATHGSTVPFEISGPGEYEYKEIFIRGLPSYSSYDSGKEAKKRINTIYSFTLDGINICILGALSDKELPAETNEAIEEVDLLIVPVDSAGADALSPKDAYSLAVALEAKAIVPCALGEKGSLEAFLKEAGAKDPQKTDKLTIKKKDLEGKESQVIVISQS; encoded by the coding sequence ATGATTCTTACGTACCAAGGAGGAGGTTGCTATAAAGCACAGCATGGACAGGTAGTTATTGCTGTTAATCCACCAAGCAAAGACTCGAAGCGATTTAAAATATCAAAGTTCGGAGCAGATGTGGTCCTTTCATCACTTAAACACCCTGATTGGAATGGTGTTGAACAGGCTACCCACGGCTCAACGGTTCCGTTTGAGATCTCAGGACCCGGTGAATATGAGTATAAGGAGATATTCATTCGAGGACTTCCATCGTACTCATCATATGACTCTGGAAAGGAAGCAAAAAAACGTATTAACACCATTTATTCATTTACACTCGATGGTATTAATATTTGTATCCTCGGTGCGTTATCAGACAAAGAGCTTCCAGCTGAGACAAACGAAGCAATTGAAGAAGTTGATCTGTTGATTGTTCCAGTGGACAGCGCAGGAGCTGACGCACTATCTCCAAAGGATGCATATTCTCTTGCGGTTGCACTCGAAGCCAAAGCAATCGTACCGTGTGCACTTGGAGAAAAGGGGTCACTTGAAGCGTTCCTTAAAGAGGCTGGAGCAAAAGATCCACAAAAGACAGACAAACTCACAATCAAGAAAAAGGATCTAGAGGGAAAAGAGAGTCAGGTTATCGTTATCTCGCAATCATAA
- a CDS encoding S1 RNA-binding domain-containing protein → MSESTTVDPKVEVKKDTRMMAAYLEKVTASPQIGDMVEGPVINIEKSAVYVDLFPFGTGIIYGREYIAARDIIKKLPIGDKVSAKIVDIHEKDGYYELSLKEAKQAIVWGEALEAVKEKRPLEIVPTEANKGGLIIVWQGIQGFLPASQLKAEHYPRVADGDKDKILEELKKLVGQRLIATIISAVPNENKLIFSEKVGGEKEKEKIVEKYKVGDTLDGEITGIVDFGAFVKVEEGLEGLVHISELDWSLVEDPRQLYRVGDRVKVKVIEVKDGKVSLSIKALKPNPWQDAAKKYKKDSVVEGTIIKFNKYGALASIEEGVAGLVHVSEFGNDAGLRAALELGKSYQFKITSFDAKSQKMTLSYGQAK, encoded by the coding sequence ATGAGCGAATCAACAACAGTCGACCCAAAAGTCGAAGTAAAAAAGGATACCCGAATGATGGCAGCCTATCTTGAAAAGGTTACCGCTTCTCCACAAATTGGAGATATGGTTGAAGGTCCTGTTATCAACATTGAAAAGAGCGCCGTATACGTCGATCTCTTCCCTTTTGGTACTGGAATTATTTACGGACGCGAATATATCGCTGCCCGCGACATCATCAAGAAACTCCCTATCGGAGACAAGGTAAGCGCAAAGATCGTCGATATCCATGAAAAAGATGGTTATTACGAGCTTTCACTTAAGGAAGCTAAACAAGCTATTGTCTGGGGTGAAGCACTTGAAGCTGTTAAAGAAAAGCGCCCTCTTGAAATTGTTCCGACAGAAGCAAACAAAGGTGGACTTATCATCGTATGGCAAGGTATCCAAGGATTCCTTCCTGCCTCACAACTTAAGGCTGAACACTACCCACGTGTAGCTGACGGTGACAAGGACAAGATCCTCGAAGAACTTAAGAAGCTTGTTGGTCAGCGCCTTATCGCAACAATCATCAGTGCCGTTCCTAACGAAAACAAACTTATCTTCTCCGAAAAGGTTGGTGGTGAAAAGGAGAAGGAAAAGATTGTTGAGAAATACAAGGTTGGTGACACACTTGATGGTGAAATCACAGGCATCGTTGATTTCGGAGCATTCGTAAAGGTTGAAGAAGGACTTGAAGGACTTGTTCACATCTCAGAACTCGACTGGTCACTCGTTGAAGACCCTCGCCAGCTATACCGAGTTGGGGATCGAGTTAAAGTGAAAGTTATTGAAGTTAAGGATGGAAAGGTTTCTCTTTCTATCAAAGCCCTCAAGCCGAACCCATGGCAAGACGCTGCAAAGAAGTATAAGAAGGACTCAGTTGTTGAAGGAACAATCATTAAATTCAACAAGTATGGTGCCCTTGCTTCTATTGAAGAAGGAGTAGCTGGACTTGTACACGTTTCTGAATTCGGAAACGACGCAGGACTTCGAGCAGCACTTGAACTAGGTAAAAGTTACCAGTTCAAGATCACATCTTTTGACGCTAAGTCACAGAAGATGACACTCTCATACGGACAGGCTAAATAA